The uncultured Dysgonomonas sp. genome contains the following window.
GGCAAAGTGTTAGGTGTGGTTGGCTTTACTCTTTTGTTGATAAAGCTGAAAGTCGCACCATTCCCTCAAGGGATGAATGTCCGTAATCTGTTTGGTTTAGGTTTGCTGGCATCTATTGGTTTTACCATGTCGCTATTTATCACTTCTTTGGCATTCACTCATCCCGAATATATGGTACAAGCCAAGATTGGTATTTTTGCAGCTTCTATCATTGGCGGAGTATTAGGATATATCACATTAAGCCGTTCCGTAAAGCATAAATAATGTTATCCCGAATAAAATATATAGGATTAAACCCGGCTCGCTTATTTGTTCTCAGTTTTTTAGGACTGATTCTTATCGGGACAATTTTACTGTTATTACCGGTATCCACAACCGGGAGCATCAGCCTGATAGATGCTCTTTTTACAACAACGAGTGCAGTTTGTGTAACAGGTCTGGTAGCACTGGATACAAGTAAAGATTTTACACTGTTCGGACAAACAGTCATCATGGTCATGATTCAGGCCGGCGGTTTAGGTATATTGACTTTTGCCAGTTATTTCAGCTACTTCTTTAAGGGAGGCTCGTCTTATGAGGATCAATTAACGATGGGCAATATCTCTAACATAGAGAAGATTGATGAAATTTTTAAGACCTTAAAGCGGATATTAATTATAACAGTTGGTATTGAAGCTGTCGGGGCTTTCTTTATTTTTACTAGTTTAAGTTCTGCTTTGATGCCTGGTCTGAGTGATCGGATTTATTTTTCAGTATTTCATTCCATATCCGCTTTTTGTAATGCAGGCTTTTCCACATTGCCCCATGGTATCATGGAAAACGGATATGTGGATAACTACAGATTCCAATTGAGCCTGATATTCCTTTTTGTTCTCGGAGGATTAGGATTCCCGATTGTAATCAATTTGTTGAAATACCTGAAACATTTAATCAGAAGAACATTCTTACAGATTTTCAATCATAAAAAAGACGTTTACAAGCCTTGGGTGATGAAACTGGGAAGTAAGATAAATCTGGTTACAACTATCTCTTTAATTGTTATCGGAACCATCCTTATTTTTATCAACGAGTATAATAATATACTGGCTTCTCATCAGGGAATCGGGAAATTCGTCACAGCACTATTTACAGCGACAACGCCCCGTACAGCAGGGTTCAATTCAGTTGATTTTAATCAGTTACATCTATCGTCACTCATTATTATAATCA
Protein-coding sequences here:
- a CDS encoding potassium transporter TrkG, which encodes MLSRIKYIGLNPARLFVLSFLGLILIGTILLLLPVSTTGSISLIDALFTTTSAVCVTGLVALDTSKDFTLFGQTVIMVMIQAGGLGILTFASYFSYFFKGGSSYEDQLTMGNISNIEKIDEIFKTLKRILIITVGIEAVGAFFIFTSLSSALMPGLSDRIYFSVFHSISAFCNAGFSTLPHGIMENGYVDNYRFQLSLIFLFVLGGLGFPIVINLLKYLKHLIRRTFLQIFNHKKDVYKPWVMKLGSKINLVTTISLIVIGTILIFINEYNNILASHQGIGKFVTALFTATTPRTAGFNSVDFNQLHLSSLIIIIILMWIGASPASTGGGIKTSTFAIAVLNFISLAKGRKNIEVYSREVSETSIRRAFAVMTLSVVVLGIGSLLISYFDEGLRLLDIIFESVSAYSTVGLSLGITPGLSSASKLVLIILMFIGRVTTLTLLIAFFKQVRMSNYTYPSEEILIN